From a single Thermococcus sp. LS1 genomic region:
- a CDS encoding methylmalonyl-CoA mutase, with the protein MTFDKEKLKAIKQAEEEWEEKVVKPLIAKRPERKEKFMTDDGFEIKRVYTPADLGEDWDYLEKLGFPGQYPFTRGVYGTMYRGRFWTMRQYAGFGTAEESNKRYKYLLSQGQTGLSVAFDLPTQIGYDSDHPMSEGEVGKVGVAIDSLWDMRILFDGIPLDKVSTSMTINSTAANLLAMYILVAEEQGVQPHQLRGTVQNDILKEYIARGTYIFPPQPSMRLTTDIIMYCAEHVPKWNPISISGYHIREAGANAVQEVAFTLADGIEYVKAVIDRGMDVDKFAGRLSFFFNAHNNFLEEIAKFRAARRLWAYIMKEWFNAKNPRSMLLRFHTQTAGSTLTAQQPENNIVRVAIQALAAVLGGTQSLHTNSYDEALSLPTEKSVRIALRTQQIIAYESGVVDTIDPLGGSYYIEWLTDHIYEEALKYIEKIQKMGGMMRAIERGYIQKEIAESAYKYQREVEEKKRIIVGVNEFIVDEPLDVEILKVDPSIREKQIERLKKLRSERDNKKVEETLDKLRKAAETEDENLMPYIIEAHRHLATLGEVTDVLREVWGEYRAPLIF; encoded by the coding sequence ATGACTTTCGATAAGGAGAAGCTCAAGGCCATTAAGCAGGCTGAGGAGGAATGGGAGGAGAAAGTTGTCAAGCCTCTCATAGCGAAGAGGCCGGAAAGAAAGGAAAAGTTCATGACGGATGATGGCTTCGAGATAAAGCGCGTTTACACACCTGCTGACCTCGGAGAGGACTGGGACTACCTTGAGAAGCTTGGCTTCCCTGGGCAGTATCCGTTCACGAGGGGCGTTTACGGAACCATGTATCGCGGCCGTTTCTGGACGATGAGGCAGTACGCAGGTTTTGGAACGGCGGAGGAGAGCAACAAGCGCTACAAGTATCTCCTCAGCCAGGGACAGACGGGTTTGAGCGTCGCCTTTGATCTGCCCACTCAGATAGGATATGACTCCGACCACCCGATGAGCGAGGGTGAGGTCGGAAAGGTCGGTGTTGCCATCGATTCTCTCTGGGATATGCGCATACTCTTCGATGGAATCCCGCTCGATAAGGTCTCAACATCGATGACGATTAACTCAACCGCCGCCAACCTTCTCGCCATGTACATTCTCGTCGCCGAGGAGCAGGGCGTTCAGCCCCACCAGCTCAGGGGAACCGTTCAGAACGACATTCTGAAGGAGTACATAGCCAGGGGAACCTACATCTTCCCGCCGCAGCCGAGCATGAGGCTCACCACCGATATCATCATGTACTGCGCCGAGCACGTGCCGAAGTGGAACCCGATTTCGATAAGCGGCTACCACATTCGCGAGGCTGGGGCAAACGCGGTTCAGGAGGTCGCGTTCACTTTGGCGGACGGTATAGAGTACGTTAAGGCCGTCATAGACAGGGGCATGGACGTTGATAAGTTCGCCGGAAGGCTGAGCTTTTTCTTCAACGCCCACAACAACTTCCTTGAGGAGATTGCCAAGTTCAGGGCCGCGAGAAGGCTCTGGGCCTACATAATGAAGGAGTGGTTCAACGCCAAGAACCCGCGCTCAATGCTCCTGCGCTTCCACACGCAGACGGCAGGTTCAACGCTCACCGCCCAGCAGCCAGAGAACAACATAGTCCGCGTTGCTATACAGGCCCTCGCGGCTGTCCTCGGCGGAACGCAGTCACTTCACACCAACTCCTACGACGAGGCTCTGAGCCTTCCGACCGAGAAGAGCGTTAGGATCGCCCTCAGGACCCAGCAGATCATCGCCTACGAGAGCGGCGTCGTTGATACGATAGACCCGCTCGGCGGTTCCTACTACATCGAGTGGCTCACTGACCACATCTACGAAGAAGCTTTGAAGTACATCGAAAAGATCCAGAAGATGGGCGGCATGATGAGGGCCATTGAGCGCGGTTATATCCAGAAGGAGATAGCGGAGAGTGCCTACAAGTACCAGAGGGAAGTTGAAGAGAAGAAGCGCATCATCGTCGGCGTCAACGAGTTCATCGTGGACGAGCCGCTGGACGTCGAGATACTCAAAGTCGACCCGAGCATCAGGGAGAAGCAGATAGAGCGCCTTAAGAAGCTCAGGAGCGAGCGCGACAACAAGAAGGTCGAGGAGACTCTCGACAAGCTCAGGAAGGCGGCAGAAACCGAGGACGAGAACCTCATGCCGTACATCATCGAGGCCCACAGGCACCTCGCGACCCTTGGAGAGGTCACCGACGTCCTGCGCGAGGTTTGGGGCGAGTACAGGGCGCCGCTGATATTCTGA
- a CDS encoding 50S ribosomal protein L39e translates to MARNKPLAKKLRLAKAAKQNRRVPVWVIVKTNRKVMTHPKRRHWRRTKLKE, encoded by the coding sequence ATGGCGAGAAACAAGCCGCTTGCAAAGAAGCTCAGACTTGCCAAGGCTGCGAAGCAGAACAGGCGTGTTCCGGTCTGGGTCATCGTTAAGACCAACAGAAAGGTCATGACCCACCCCAAGAGGAGACACTGGAGAAGGACCAAGCTTAAGGAGTGA
- a CDS encoding 50S ribosomal protein L31e, with translation MPIKSGDEVIFTVPIRKVKKRVPRWKRAPRAARFVREWIARHAKAEEVIIDPAVNEKLWERGTEKPPNKLRVKVKVEEQDGKRVAYVNLAD, from the coding sequence ATGCCGATTAAGTCGGGAGACGAGGTCATATTCACCGTTCCGATTAGGAAGGTTAAGAAGAGGGTTCCGCGCTGGAAGAGGGCCCCCAGAGCGGCTCGCTTCGTCCGCGAGTGGATAGCGAGGCACGCCAAGGCCGAGGAGGTCATCATCGACCCGGCCGTCAACGAGAAGCTCTGGGAGAGGGGCACTGAGAAGCCGCCCAACAAGCTCCGCGTTAAGGTCAAGGTCGAGGAGCAGGACGGCAAGAGGGTTGCCTACGTCAACCTTGCCGACTGA
- a CDS encoding translation initiation factor IF-6 produces the protein MHIERLDFENSPYLGVYGTATDRVALIREGLGERKLEVLREVLKVPLIETSIMKSRIVGVFAAGNSNAIVVPWYIWDAELEHIQNELNELDIDMRIEPFQSTLTAFGNLILANDKAALISVKFTREEAKKLEDILGVEVERGMIGDYHAVGSVGVVTNRGGLVHPEATDEELEWLRDLFKVDIYVGTANMGVPFVGSCMLANSHGVVVGHLTTGPEIVKIEEALGFLD, from the coding sequence ATGCACATCGAAAGACTCGATTTTGAGAATTCGCCGTACCTCGGTGTTTACGGTACCGCTACGGATAGGGTAGCCCTTATCAGGGAGGGTCTCGGAGAGAGGAAGCTCGAGGTTCTCCGCGAGGTTCTCAAGGTTCCGCTCATCGAGACGAGCATAATGAAATCCAGGATAGTTGGCGTATTCGCCGCCGGCAATTCCAACGCGATAGTTGTCCCCTGGTACATCTGGGACGCCGAGCTCGAGCACATCCAGAACGAACTCAACGAACTCGACATCGACATGAGGATAGAGCCCTTCCAGAGCACGCTTACAGCCTTCGGCAACCTGATCCTTGCCAACGACAAAGCCGCACTCATAAGCGTCAAGTTCACCCGAGAGGAGGCAAAGAAGCTCGAGGACATACTCGGCGTTGAGGTCGAGAGGGGAATGATAGGCGACTACCACGCGGTTGGCAGTGTGGGTGTCGTCACCAACAGGGGCGGCCTCGTTCACCCAGAGGCCACCGATGAGGAGCTTGAGTGGCTCCGCGACCTTTTCAAGGTTGATATATACGTCGGAACCGCCAACATGGGCGTTCCCTTCGTCGGCTCGTGCATGCTGGCGAACTCTCACGGTGTCGTTGTCGGACACCTCACTACTGGACCCGAGATTGTGAAGATTGAAGAGGCTTTGGGATTCCTTGACTGA
- the rpl18a gene encoding 50S ribosomal protein L18Ae, whose protein sequence is MDVKVFRVKGVFERLGKKQPFTKEYRALKQEHVKELVYSEIGSKHRVPRAKIWIESIEEIKPEEAEDPVVRKLSLEL, encoded by the coding sequence ATGGACGTTAAGGTCTTCCGCGTTAAGGGTGTGTTCGAGAGGCTCGGAAAGAAGCAGCCCTTCACCAAGGAATACAGGGCTCTCAAGCAGGAGCACGTCAAGGAGCTCGTTTACTCTGAGATAGGCAGCAAGCACAGGGTTCCGAGGGCCAAGATATGGATTGAGAGCATCGAAGAGATAAAGCCGGAAGAGGCTGAAGACCCCGTCGTCAGGAAGCTCAGCCTCGAGCTCTGA
- a CDS encoding asparagine synthase-related protein, producing MKVHHLYSGGKDSSLAAWILTRLGYEVRLVTVSFGLLDNWRYAKETAQTLGFEHEVLYLPREVLEKAAEMAIKDGHPNNAIQFIHEKALEAIASMPEVERVSDGTRRDDRVPFLDLPKARSLEDRFGVAYIRPLLGLGYKTIRELTEWLFIVEIRESEELQKADYEVELRHLLREKGIDPLEIFPKRHYQSRVLGWREK from the coding sequence ATGAAAGTCCACCATCTCTACTCCGGCGGGAAGGATTCCAGCTTAGCTGCGTGGATTCTAACGAGACTCGGCTACGAGGTTAGACTTGTAACGGTGAGTTTCGGCCTGCTCGACAACTGGAGATACGCAAAGGAAACCGCCCAAACCCTCGGCTTCGAGCATGAGGTTCTTTATCTGCCGAGGGAAGTGCTTGAGAAAGCGGCGGAGATGGCAATTAAGGATGGTCATCCCAACAATGCCATCCAATTCATCCACGAAAAAGCCCTGGAAGCTATAGCCTCCATGCCTGAAGTCGAGAGAGTGAGCGACGGTACGAGGAGAGACGACAGAGTTCCGTTCCTCGACCTCCCAAAGGCCCGCTCGCTGGAGGACAGGTTTGGCGTCGCATACATAAGACCGCTCCTCGGCCTCGGCTACAAGACGATAAGAGAGCTTACGGAATGGCTGTTTATCGTTGAAATCAGAGAGAGCGAAGAACTTCAGAAGGCGGACTACGAGGTCGAGCTGAGACACCTGCTCCGCGAGAAGGGCATCGACCCCCTGGAGATATTTCCAAAAAGGCACTACCAGTCGAGGGTTCTCGGCTGGAGGGAGAAGTAG
- a CDS encoding YhbY family RNA-binding protein, giving the protein MEKRLPGKVRRAIRAKYYDIEPRAWIGKRGLDESVISEINTQLEKDGILKVEIRKGALISTGMERRELAEKVAELTDSELIEVRGKRFILFKPREGWEKYLRKLQRKELSKEKREEKPVKKVKLDIAQFRRKFKKGRD; this is encoded by the coding sequence ATGGAGAAACGCTTACCCGGAAAAGTGAGGCGAGCCATTCGCGCTAAATATTACGACATCGAGCCCAGAGCCTGGATAGGCAAGAGAGGGCTCGATGAGAGCGTTATAAGTGAGATTAACACCCAGCTCGAGAAGGACGGCATACTCAAGGTCGAGATCAGGAAGGGTGCTCTCATCAGCACAGGCATGGAAAGAAGGGAGCTGGCAGAGAAGGTGGCCGAGCTCACCGACAGCGAACTCATCGAAGTCAGGGGCAAAAGGTTTATATTGTTCAAGCCGAGAGAGGGGTGGGAAAAGTATTTAAGGAAGCTCCAGAGAAAGGAGCTTTCGAAGGAAAAGCGGGAAGAGAAGCCCGTTAAGAAAGTCAAGCTCGACATCGCTCAATTCAGGAGGAAATTCAAGAAGGGGAGGGATTGA
- a CDS encoding 30S ribosomal protein S19e, with amino-acid sequence MATVYDVPGDLLVERVAQKLKEIEAIKPPEWAPFVKTGRHKERLPEQEDWWYYRVASIFRKIYIDGPVGIERLRTWYGGRKNRGHAPEHFYKAGGSIIRKALQQLEAAGFVQRVPGEGRIVTPQGQSFLDKIATELKKELEEQIPELKKY; translated from the coding sequence ATGGCTACGGTTTATGACGTTCCTGGTGATTTGCTCGTCGAGAGGGTTGCCCAGAAGCTCAAGGAGATAGAGGCTATAAAGCCGCCCGAGTGGGCCCCGTTCGTCAAGACCGGCAGGCACAAGGAGCGCCTTCCAGAGCAGGAGGACTGGTGGTACTACAGGGTTGCCAGCATCTTCAGGAAGATCTACATTGACGGGCCGGTCGGAATTGAGAGGCTCAGGACCTGGTACGGTGGAAGGAAGAACCGCGGTCACGCCCCGGAGCACTTCTATAAGGCCGGTGGAAGCATTATCAGGAAGGCCCTCCAGCAGCTTGAGGCTGCCGGCTTTGTTCAGAGGGTCCCCGGCGAAGGAAGAATCGTCACCCCGCAGGGACAGAGCTTCCTCGACAAGATTGCCACCGAGCTCAAGAAGGAGCTTGAGGAGCAGATTCCGGAGCTCAAGAAGTACTGA
- a CDS encoding DNA-binding protein yields MAEDIEEIRKKKLLELQKRYLEQQKAQEEAIRQEMELEAQLNAIMRHILTPEARERLGRVKLVRPELARQVELVLVQLYQAGQIREPIDDAKLKKILAQIDARTRRDFRIKW; encoded by the coding sequence ATGGCCGAGGACATAGAGGAGATTAGAAAAAAGAAGCTCCTCGAACTGCAGAAGAGATACCTCGAGCAGCAGAAGGCCCAGGAGGAAGCCATAAGGCAGGAGATGGAGCTTGAGGCCCAGCTCAATGCCATAATGAGGCACATACTTACCCCTGAGGCGAGGGAGAGACTCGGGCGCGTTAAGCTTGTCAGGCCCGAGCTGGCCCGCCAAGTGGAGCTCGTCCTCGTCCAGCTGTATCAGGCTGGACAGATACGCGAGCCGATAGACGACGCCAAGCTGAAGAAGATTTTGGCCCAGATCGACGCGAGGACGAGAAGGGACTTCAGGATTAAGTGGTGA
- a CDS encoding transcription initiation factor IIB gives MSKRRVCPVCGSTEFIYDPGRGEVVCKVCGYVIEENVIDMGPEWRAFDASQREKRARVGAPESILLHDKGLSTDIGIDRNLSGLMREKMYRLRKWQSRLRVSDAAERNLAFALSELDRIASQLKLPRHVEEEAARLYREAVRKGLIRGRSIESVIAACVYAACRLLKVPRTLDEIADISRVDKKEIGRSFRFIARNLNLTPKKLFVKPTDYVNKFADELGLSEKVRRRAIAILEEAYEKGLTSGKSPAGLVAAALYIAGLLEDEKRTQREVAEVARVTEVTVRNRYKELVEKLNLKIPV, from the coding sequence GTGAGCAAGCGTAGGGTCTGCCCGGTATGCGGCTCAACGGAGTTCATCTATGATCCGGGTAGGGGAGAGGTTGTCTGTAAGGTTTGCGGTTATGTTATAGAGGAAAACGTCATAGATATGGGCCCGGAATGGCGCGCTTTTGACGCTTCTCAAAGAGAAAAGAGGGCCCGCGTTGGTGCCCCAGAGAGCATTCTCCTTCACGATAAGGGTCTCTCAACCGATATAGGCATCGACAGGAACCTTTCCGGTTTGATGCGCGAGAAGATGTACCGCCTGAGGAAGTGGCAGTCTCGCCTGAGAGTCAGCGATGCCGCCGAGCGTAACCTGGCATTCGCCCTGAGCGAGCTTGACAGGATAGCGAGCCAGCTCAAGCTCCCGAGGCACGTCGAGGAGGAGGCTGCTCGTCTCTACCGTGAGGCCGTCAGGAAGGGCCTCATAAGGGGCCGCTCCATTGAGAGTGTTATAGCGGCCTGTGTTTACGCTGCGTGCAGGCTCCTCAAGGTTCCGAGGACGCTCGACGAGATAGCGGACATATCGCGCGTCGACAAGAAGGAGATAGGCAGGAGCTTCCGCTTTATCGCGAGGAACCTCAACCTCACGCCAAAGAAGCTCTTCGTCAAACCAACGGACTACGTCAACAAGTTTGCCGACGAGCTCGGCCTGAGCGAGAAGGTCCGGAGAAGGGCCATTGCGATCCTTGAGGAGGCCTACGAGAAGGGCCTCACGAGCGGGAAGAGCCCGGCCGGCCTTGTTGCGGCGGCCCTGTACATAGCGGGCCTGCTTGAGGACGAGAAGAGGACGCAGCGTGAGGTTGCGGAGGTTGCGCGCGTCACCGAGGTAACGGTAAGGAACAGATACAAAGAGCTGGTGGAGAAGCTGAACCTCAAGATTCCGGTTTGA
- the fen gene encoding flap endonuclease-1 → MGVQIGELIPRKEIELENLYGRRVAIDAFNAIYQFLSTIRQRDGTPLMDSQGRITSHLSGLFYRTINLMEAGIKPAYIFDGKPPDFKKKELEKRREAREEAEEKWYEALERGDLEEAKKYAMRATRVNEELINDAKTLLELMGIPVIQAPSEGEAQAAYMAAKKKVYASASQDYDSLLFGAPKLVRNLTITGRRKLPGKNVYVEVKPELIVLEEVLKELGIDREKLIEMAVLVGTDYNPGGIKGIGPKKALTIVKRTKDPLKKYQKESEVDLYAIKEFFLNPPVTDDYELKWREPDEEDIIKFLCDEHDFSEERVKNGLERLKKAVKAGKQSTLESWFGRR, encoded by the coding sequence ATGGGGGTACAGATTGGCGAGCTCATCCCGAGGAAGGAAATTGAACTGGAGAACCTCTATGGAAGAAGGGTTGCAATAGATGCCTTCAACGCCATCTACCAGTTTCTCTCAACCATCCGCCAGAGGGACGGAACTCCGCTGATGGATTCCCAGGGGAGGATAACCTCCCATCTAAGCGGGCTCTTCTACCGCACGATAAACCTCATGGAAGCGGGTATAAAGCCGGCCTATATCTTCGACGGCAAGCCGCCGGACTTCAAGAAGAAGGAGCTCGAGAAGAGGCGCGAGGCGAGAGAAGAAGCCGAAGAAAAGTGGTACGAGGCACTGGAGAGGGGCGACCTTGAGGAGGCCAAGAAGTACGCGATGCGTGCAACCCGCGTCAACGAGGAGCTCATAAACGACGCCAAAACGCTCCTCGAACTGATGGGCATCCCTGTTATTCAGGCTCCGAGCGAGGGTGAAGCGCAGGCTGCTTACATGGCTGCGAAGAAGAAGGTCTACGCCTCCGCTAGCCAGGACTACGATTCCCTGCTCTTTGGCGCGCCCAAGCTCGTGAGGAACCTCACGATAACGGGAAGGAGAAAGCTCCCGGGGAAGAACGTTTACGTCGAAGTCAAGCCCGAGCTGATAGTTCTGGAGGAGGTTCTCAAAGAGCTCGGAATCGACAGGGAGAAACTCATTGAGATGGCGGTTTTGGTCGGTACAGACTACAACCCAGGTGGGATTAAGGGAATCGGCCCGAAGAAGGCTCTAACGATAGTCAAGCGCACCAAAGACCCGCTCAAGAAGTACCAGAAGGAGAGCGAGGTCGACCTCTACGCGATAAAGGAGTTCTTCCTCAACCCGCCGGTCACAGATGACTACGAACTCAAATGGCGTGAGCCCGACGAAGAGGACATTATAAAGTTCCTCTGCGATGAGCACGACTTCAGCGAGGAGAGAGTGAAGAATGGCCTTGAAAGGCTGAAGAAAGCCGTAAAGGCAGGAAAGCAGTCGACGCTCGAGAGCTGGTTTGGGCGGAGGTAG
- a CDS encoding phosphate-starvation-inducible PsiE family protein produces MKMTKIENEKTAQYTQVHRLFRKTLEISFDFVVMAFLFFILYLTVYSIYLNFKLTYGVTEPKLLIANVLVTVILIETYRILIIYLRQHRVSLTHILEVGIVALIQKLIVTSDFENMDAFKLLSIAALLFVLGYLYIKVGEE; encoded by the coding sequence ATGAAGATGACGAAGATTGAGAACGAGAAAACGGCCCAATACACGCAGGTGCACAGGCTGTTTAGGAAAACCCTCGAGATAAGCTTTGACTTCGTGGTGATGGCATTTCTGTTTTTCATACTCTATCTCACAGTGTACTCCATCTACCTGAACTTCAAGCTGACATACGGTGTAACTGAACCGAAGCTCCTTATAGCCAATGTCCTCGTTACGGTAATCCTGATAGAGACCTACCGCATACTCATAATATATTTAAGACAGCACCGTGTGAGCCTGACCCACATCCTCGAGGTTGGTATAGTGGCACTCATCCAGAAGCTCATAGTGACTTCGGATTTTGAAAACATGGATGCGTTCAAACTGCTGTCAATAGCGGCCCTGCTTTTTGTTTTGGGATACCTCTACATCAAGGTGGGTGAGGAGTGA
- the acs gene encoding acetate--CoA ligase alpha subunit produces the protein MSLEALFRPKSIAVIGASEKPGKIGYAIMKNLVEYGYEGKIYPVNVKGVEIEINGRKFKSYKSILDVPDDVDMAVVVVPAKFVPQVVEECGKKGVKVLPIISSGFGELGEEGKKIERQLVEIANKYGMRILGPNIFGVVYTPAKMNATFGPTDVMPGNLALISQSGALGIALMGWTILEKVGLSAVVSVGNKSDIDDADLLEFFKTDDNTKAILIYMEGVKDGRRFMEVAKEVSMEKPIIIIKAGRSERGAKAAASHTGSLAGADKIYEAAFKQSGVLRALTIGEAFDWARTLSNLPEPEGENLVILTNGGGIGVMATDAAEEEGLHLYDNLEDLKVFANHMPPFGSYKNPVDLTGMAGAEAYEGAIRDALANPNMHSIAVLYCQTAVLDPRDLAKIVIREYNESGRKKPLVVAIVGGIEAKEAIDMLNEEGIPAYPEPERAIKALAALYRWSRWKKIQKEE, from the coding sequence ATGAGTTTGGAGGCGCTTTTCAGACCAAAAAGCATCGCCGTCATCGGAGCTTCGGAGAAACCGGGCAAGATAGGTTACGCAATTATGAAAAACCTCGTCGAATACGGCTATGAGGGCAAGATCTATCCTGTTAACGTCAAGGGTGTCGAGATCGAGATTAACGGCAGAAAGTTCAAGTCATACAAGAGCATCCTCGATGTTCCCGATGATGTCGATATGGCTGTCGTAGTTGTTCCCGCCAAGTTTGTCCCGCAGGTCGTCGAGGAGTGCGGCAAGAAGGGCGTTAAGGTCCTTCCCATCATAAGCTCTGGTTTCGGCGAACTCGGCGAGGAGGGCAAGAAGATCGAGAGGCAGCTCGTGGAGATAGCCAACAAGTACGGCATGAGAATCCTTGGCCCGAACATCTTCGGCGTCGTCTACACTCCAGCCAAGATGAACGCCACTTTCGGCCCAACCGATGTCATGCCAGGTAACCTCGCCCTCATCAGCCAGAGCGGTGCCCTTGGAATTGCTCTCATGGGCTGGACAATCCTCGAAAAGGTCGGTCTCTCAGCCGTCGTCAGCGTTGGAAACAAGAGCGACATCGACGACGCCGACCTGCTTGAGTTCTTCAAGACCGACGACAACACCAAGGCCATCCTCATCTACATGGAGGGCGTCAAGGACGGAAGGCGCTTCATGGAAGTTGCCAAGGAGGTCAGCATGGAGAAGCCAATTATCATCATCAAGGCCGGAAGGAGCGAGCGCGGAGCCAAAGCCGCAGCTTCCCACACTGGCTCGCTCGCCGGTGCCGACAAGATATACGAGGCCGCCTTCAAGCAGAGCGGTGTCCTCAGGGCCTTAACCATCGGCGAGGCCTTCGACTGGGCGAGAACGCTGAGCAACCTGCCCGAGCCAGAGGGCGAGAACCTCGTCATACTCACCAACGGCGGTGGAATTGGAGTTATGGCCACCGACGCCGCTGAGGAAGAGGGTCTGCACCTCTACGACAACCTGGAAGACCTGAAGGTCTTCGCCAACCACATGCCGCCCTTCGGCTCTTACAAGAACCCAGTTGACCTCACCGGTATGGCCGGCGCGGAGGCCTACGAGGGTGCCATAAGGGACGCCCTGGCGAACCCGAACATGCACAGCATTGCTGTGCTCTACTGTCAGACGGCCGTGCTCGACCCGAGGGACCTCGCCAAGATAGTCATCCGCGAGTACAACGAGAGCGGCAGGAAGAAGCCACTCGTCGTTGCCATCGTCGGCGGCATAGAGGCCAAGGAAGCCATCGACATGCTCAACGAGGAGGGTATCCCGGCCTATCCGGAGCCGGAGAGGGCGATAAAGGCTCTTGCTGCCCTCTACCGCTGGAGCCGCTGGAAGAAGATACAAAAGGAGGAGTGA
- a CDS encoding metallophosphoesterase family protein: protein MLIALISDIHSNWEALQAVWDYIKDADVILCMGDLVGYGASPNEVVDFIRREMEKRKLLCVRGNHDNAIAFGAEWGFNPYARQAVRWHQHVMTVENLEFLRKLPVRQIFTDEAGRSYLLIHGSPRAPLDEYLFPWLPDSEFRAVLSYVKQEDLLVGHTHVPMLKEIGNRRIINPGGVGQPRDGDWRASYALINTEKDPPENVEFHRVEYDVQEAARKILEAGLPRFLAERLYDGY, encoded by the coding sequence GTGCTCATCGCCCTAATCTCAGACATTCACTCCAACTGGGAGGCCCTTCAGGCTGTGTGGGATTACATCAAGGACGCCGACGTAATCCTCTGCATGGGAGACCTTGTCGGCTATGGCGCTTCCCCCAACGAGGTTGTTGACTTCATCAGGCGGGAGATGGAAAAGAGGAAGCTTCTCTGCGTCCGTGGAAACCACGACAACGCTATCGCTTTCGGCGCCGAATGGGGCTTCAACCCCTACGCGAGACAGGCCGTCAGGTGGCACCAGCACGTTATGACCGTTGAGAACCTTGAGTTTCTAAGAAAATTGCCTGTAAGGCAGATTTTCACCGACGAGGCCGGCAGGAGCTACCTCCTAATTCACGGCTCGCCGAGGGCACCGCTGGATGAGTACCTGTTCCCCTGGCTCCCCGATAGCGAGTTTAGGGCCGTTCTGAGCTACGTTAAGCAGGAGGACCTGCTCGTCGGCCACACCCACGTACCGATGCTGAAGGAAATCGGGAACAGGAGGATAATCAACCCCGGCGGTGTCGGTCAGCCGCGCGACGGTGACTGGCGGGCAAGCTACGCGCTCATAAACACGGAAAAAGATCCTCCAGAAAACGTTGAATTCCACCGCGTTGAATACGACGTCCAGGAAGCGGCGAGAAAGATACTGGAGGCTGGCCTTCCTAGGTTTCTGGCGGAAAGGCTCTACGATGGATATTAA
- a CDS encoding PRC-barrel domain-containing protein — MAKIMASKLRDVELITDTGIRLGWVYDLSFDEETGDILVIVAEPDEDLDTSEFVTDHEGLLLIPISAVKSIGEVIIIDSGKLAVKSKLRRIGPIKKTEPQEEPGE; from the coding sequence ATGGCCAAGATAATGGCTTCCAAGCTTAGGGATGTCGAGCTGATAACCGACACCGGAATAAGGCTCGGCTGGGTTTACGACCTCAGCTTCGATGAGGAAACCGGCGATATTCTCGTTATCGTGGCCGAGCCCGATGAGGATCTCGACACAAGCGAATTCGTTACCGATCACGAGGGGCTTCTTCTCATTCCGATAAGCGCCGTTAAGAGCATTGGAGAGGTTATCATCATAGACTCTGGCAAGCTCGCCGTCAAGTCCAAGCTCAGGAGGATAGGTCCCATAAAGAAGACCGAGCCCCAGGAAGAGCCCGGGGAGTGA